A stretch of Camelina sativa cultivar DH55 chromosome 18, Cs, whole genome shotgun sequence DNA encodes these proteins:
- the LOC104761595 gene encoding protein TORNADO 1-like, producing the protein MESEPDQSFKDLSWFLQAIKDPQQTCFNLQTLSFSSSGNITHCQLITESSMNINVTRDNLTSLSQIFIELATSSDTHTSLRNLEFEGISWEIELLQSLGLLLDNTSKIKQLAFRKNRFSEQCLNELSEILKRNSFMKEIMFSESRIGYRGATLLGSALQVNDSLEELQIWEDSIGSKGAEELSKMIETNSSLRLFSIFDSSPFTATPLISAVLGMNREMEVHVWSGDHKRDRSSKIVEFLPESNTLRVYQIDISGSCRVAAALGMNTTVRSLDMTGAKLNSRWAKEFRWVLEQNKTLREVKLSKTGLKDKAVVYVAAGLFKNKSLQSLYVDGNRFGSVGVEDLLCPLSRFSALQLQANITLRSIVFGSSKTKIGRDGLTAVLKMVTTNETVVHLGIHDDASLGPDDFVHIFKSLQKNSSLRRFSLQGCKGVRGDRVLEAITETLQINPLIEEIDLARTPLQDSGKADEIYQKLGHNGRKIDEAETDDSLKDMPLTEPKSIRAFLCGQDYAGKTTLCNSILQSSSSSGFPYVENVRTLMNPVEQAVSGMKIKTFKDEETKISMWNLAGQHEFVALHDLMFPNPSLFLIILSLFRKPSNKEPKTPAEVEEELQYWLRFIVSNSRKAVQQCMKPNVTIVLTHSDKINQQSESFQTTVGCIQRMRDKFLALVDFYPTVFTVDARSSPSVSRLTHHIRMTSKAILQRVPRVYQLCNDMVQLLSDWRSENSNKPIMRWKAFADLCQFKVPSLRIKSRNENIEIVETRRRAIATCLHQTGEVIYFDELGFLILDYEWFCGEVLAQLIKLDVRKQNTGERNGFVSRKELEKMLRSSLQSPIPGMTSKVLEHFDACDLVKMMKKVELCYEQDPSSPDTSLLVPSILEEGRGKTQKWQINTHDCVYSGRHLQCDDSSRMFLTAGLFPRLQVHLHNRIMELKNQHGATYSLEKHLIAITIHGINIKVELGGQLGNYIDVLVCSTKSLTETLSLIHQLIIPAIQSSCQGIILLEHIIRPQCVQDLTPPRFRKTQFVSLQRLKEALSSVPAETMYDYQHTWDSVLDSGKTVLRAGFDLARNLLSDDDFREVLQRRYHDLHNLAQELQVPTDDPQADNHISVTNELEKVDPSFGGIAKGLEAVLQRLKIIEQEVRDVKQEIQGVRYYEHRLLIQLHHKVNYLVNYNVQMDERKVPNMFYFIRAENYGRRLITAMVPGMVALRIHMLCEFRREMHVVEDQLGCDVMQIDNHAVKCLAPYMTNFMKLVTFALRIGANWAAGMGHMIPDLGHAIAHLANPAVMTGAAGAAGAIGVAAALGRNRGRDRDIQEQDQRAAQQWLIDYLREQNCSAGRDIAEKFGLWRVRYRDDGSIAWICKRHMITRANEVNQVPL; encoded by the exons ATGGAGTCAGAGCCAGACCAAAGCTTCAAAGACCTCTCATGGTTTCTTCAAGCTATCAAAGACCCACAACAAACTTGCTTCAATCTTCAAACCCTATCTTTCTCCTCTTCCGGAAACATTACGCATTGTCAGCTAATAACAGAGAGCTCCATGAACATCAACGTCACCAGAGACAACCTCACTTCACTTTCCCAGATCTTCATCGAGCTAGCCACATCTTCAGATACGCATACATCTCTCAGGAACTTGGAGTTCGAAGGAATCTCTTGGGAAATCGAGCTGCTGCAGAGCCTTGGTTTGTTGTTAGACAACACCTCGAAGATAAAGCAGCTTGCTTTCAGAAAGAACAGGTTCAGTGAACAATGTCTGAACGAGCTCTCAGagattttgaaaagaaacaGCTTCATGAAAGAGATTATGTTCTCAGAGTCGAGGATTGGATACAGAGGAGCTACCCTTCTCGGGTCCGCTCTTCAGGTTAACGATTCGTTAGAGGAATTGCAGATTTGGGAAGACTCAATTGGGTCAAAAGGAGCTGAAGAGCTCTCGAAGATGATCGAAACCAACTCAAGTTTGAGACTTTTCTCCATTTTCGACTCCAGTCCTTTCACTGCGACGCCATTGATATCTGCTGTTTTGGGTATGAACAGAGAGATGGAGGTTCAcgtgtggagtggagatcacaAACGAGACAGAAGCTCGAAGATCGTTGAGTTCTTACCTGAGAGCAACACTCTGAGGGTTTACCAGATTGACATTTCTGGTTCTTGCAGAGTCGCTGCAGCGTTGGGGATGAACACAACCGTGAGGTCTCTAGATATGACGGGTGCGAAGCTAAACTCGCGGTGGGCGAAAGAGTTTAGATGGGTTTTGGAACAGAACAAGACTCTTAGAGAAGTGAAACTTTCGAAAACCGGTCTTAAAGACAAAGCTGTTGTTTACGTTGCAGCTGGACTATTTAAGAACAAGAGCTTGCAGAGTTTGTATGTTGATGGAAATCGTTTTGGGAGTGTTGGTGTGGAGGATTTGCTTTGTCCGTTGAGTAGGTTCTCTGCTCTGCAGTTACAAGCTAACATCACATTGAGGTCAATTGTGTTTGGAAGTTCCAAGACAAAGATTGGAAGAGATGGACTCACCGCGGTTTTAAAGATGGTGACAACAAACGAGACAGTGGTTCATCTCGGTATTCACGACGATGCGAGCCTTGGACCTGATGATTTCGTACATATCTTCAAGAGCTTGCAGAAGAACTCGTCTTTAAGACGGTTCTCGTTACAAGGATGCAAAGGGGTAAGAGGTGATAGAGTATTGGAGGCAATCACTGAGACATTGCAGATTAATCCATTGATTGAGGAAATTGATTTAGCGAGAACTCCGCTTCAAGATTCAGGGAAAGCAGATGAGATTTATCAGAAGCTGGGACACAATGGTAGGAAGATAGATGAAGCAGAGACTGATGATTCACTTAAGGATATGCCACTAACTGAGCCAAAGAGCATTAGAGCTTTCCTGTGTGGACAAGACTATGCAGGCAAGACAACACTCTGCAACTCTATACTtcaaagttcatcttcttccgGTTTTCCTTATGTGGAGAATGTGAGAACTTTGATGAATCCTGTGGAGCAAGCTGTTAGTGGGATGAAAATAAAGACGTTCAAGGACGAGGAGACAAAGATCTCCATGTGGAATCTCGCAGGGCAGCACGAGTTCGTTGCTCTTCATGATTTGATGTTCCCAAACCCATCTCTCTTCTTGATCATATTGAGCTTGTTTAGGAAACCGAGCAATAAAGAACCCAAAACACCagcagaagtagaagaagagcttcaatACTGGCTTAGATTCATCGTTTCCAACTCGAGGAAAGCGGTCCAACAATGCATGAAACCGAATGTCACCATTGTTCTCACGCACTCCGACAAAATCAATCAGCAATCTGAAAGCTTTCAGACAACTGTTGGTTGCATTCAGAGAATGAGAGATAAGTTTCTAGCATTAGTGGATTTTTATCCCACTGTATTCACAGTTGATGCAAGATCATCTCCTTCGGTTAGTAGACTCACACATCATATTCGGATGACTAGCAAAGCCATTCTTCAAAGAGTTCCTCGGGTTTATCAGCTCTGCAATGATATGGTACAGCTCTTATCAGACTGGAGATCAGAGAATTCAAACAAACCTATTATGAGATGGAAAGCCTTTGCAGATCTCTGTCAGTTTAAGGTTCCTTCCCTGAGAATAAAGTCTCGCAACGAGAACATTGAGATTGTTGAGACAAGGCGGCGAGCCATAGCCACATGCCTTCACCAAACAGGAGAGGTGATTTATTTTGATGAGTTGGGCTTTTTGATACTAGACTACGAGTGGTTTTGTGGTGAGGTTCTTGCTCAGTTGATAAAGCTTGATGTAAGAAAGCAAAACACCGGGGAAAGAAATGGATTTGTTAGCAGGAAAGAGCTAGAGAAGATGTTGAGAAGTAGTTTACAGAGTCCAATTCCAGGGATGACCTCAAAGGTACTTGAGCACTTTGATGCGTGTGACcttgtgaagatgatgaagaaagtaGAACTTTGCTATGAACAAGACCCTTCCAGTCCTGACACTTCATTGTTAGTCCCATCGATTCTAGAAGAAGGCAGAGGAAAGACACAGAAATGGCAGATAAACACACATGACTGTGTTTATTCAGGCCGGCATCTCCAGTGCGATGATTCAAGTCGCATGTTTCTTACAGCTGGATTGTTCCCTCGTTTACAG GTGCATCTTCATAACAGAATCATGGAACTGAAGAACCAACACGGGGCTACTTATAGTCTGGAAAAGCACCTCATCGCCATAACGATCCATGGCATTAACATTAAAGTGGAGCTTGGAGGACAGTTGGGAAATTACAttgatgttcttgtttgttCAACAAAGAGCTTGACAGAGACACTGAGTCTCATTCACCAGCTAATCATTCCGGCTATCCAGAGCAGCTGCCAAGGTATAATCCTCCTTGAGCACATCATAAGACCACAATGTGTCCAGGACTTGACTCCACCGCGATTTCGAAAAACTCAGTTTGTTTCCCTCCAGAGACTAAAAGAAGCATTATCATCAGTTCCTGCAGAGACTATGTATGACTATCAACACACATGGGACTCTGTTCTAGATTCAGGTAAGACTGTTCTAAGAGCCGGATTTGATTTAGCCCGCAACCTCCTGTCTGATGATGATTTCAGAGAAGTATTACAAAGAAGGTACCATGATCTGCACAACTTGGCTCAAGAACTACAAGTTCCCACCGACGATCCCCAAGCAGATAATCATATATCAGTGACCAATGAGCTGGAAAAAGTTGATCCTAGCTTCGGTGGAATCGCCAAGGGACTAGAAGCAGTACTTCAGAGACTGAAGATTATCGAGCAAGAGGTACGAGACGTGAAACAAGAGATCCAAGGAGTGAGATACTATGAGCACAGACTTCTGATCCAGCTTCATCACAAAGTGAATTACCTTGTCAACTATAACGTCCAGATGGATGAAAGAAAAGTTCCAAACATGTTTTACTTCATCAGAGCAGAGAACTACGGGAGAAGACTGATCACAGCTATGGTTCCTGGCATGGTTGCTCTAAGGATACACATGTTATGCGAATTTAGACGTGAAATGCACGTCGTAGAAGATCAACTTGGGTGTGACGTGATGCAGATAGACAACCACGCTGTGAAGTGCTTGGCTCCATACATGACAAACTTCATGAAACTGGTGACTTTTGCATTGAGGATAGGAGCAAACTGGGCAGCTGGGATGGGGCACATGATACCTGACTTGGGCCATGCTATCGCTCACCTAGCCAACCCAGCTGTCATGACTGGAGCGGCCGGAGCTGCAGGAGCCATAGGGGTCGCTGCTGCATTGGGTAGGAACCGAGGCAGAGATAGAGATATTCAGGAGCAAGACCAAAGAGCAGCTCAACAGTGGCTCATCGATTACTTGAGGGAACAGAATTGCTCAGCCGGGAGGGATATTGCAGAAAAGTTTGGCCTGTGGCGAGTTAGATACAGAGATGATGGGTCCATCGCCTGGATCTGCAAACGGCATATGATCACCAGAGCCAATGAAGTCAACCAAGTTCCTCTCTAA